GGACGGGGTGCGGGCCGCGGACGCCGAGGGACTCGGGCTGGTGGGCGAGGGGGAGGGCACTGTCGTGCGGTCGCTCGTGGGCGGGGGTGCGAGCGGCGGCGCGGGGTTGACCGGCCCGTCCGGGCGGCCCGAGGTGAACGGCAGCGCGACCAGCAGCGCCACGGCGCAGGTCACGCCCACCCCGGTGGCCGTACGCAGCAGGCGTCGGCGGGACGCCTTGCGGCGGACGGTCTCGTAGTGGCCGGGGGGCGGGGCGAGGTGGTCCGCAGGCGGGCGGAGGATGACCGCGAGGGGGTCGTCGGGGGCGAACTCCGGGCCGTCCACGTCGTCCTCGTCAAAGCGTGTGGTCAAGGCTTCTCCTCAGGTGGACGCGGAGCAGTTCACGGGCCGCGTGCAGGTCGGCCTTGACGGTCCCTTCCTTGCGTCCGGTCAGCACGGACACCTCCCGGATCGGCATGTCAGCGTAGTAGTGGAGGAGGATCGGGGTGCGGAGCCGTTCGGGGAGGGACTGGACCAGCAGGCGCACCGAAGGGTCCGCCTGTTCCGCGTGCGCGTTGTTGACGGCCGCCTCCGTCGTGGCTCGCCGCATCGCCCGGCGCTCGCGCTCCAGTTTGCGCCAGTGGTCCCGGACCAGGTTCGCGGCGGTGACGTAGAGGAAGCCGCGCGGTTCCTCCACCCGGTTCCAGCGGGCCCACAGCCTGGTGAAGGCCTCGGAGGCGATCTCGTGCGCCGTCTCGTCGTCGTCGACGAGACGGCGGCACCAGCCCGCCAGGCGCGGGTACAGGGCAGCGAACAGCTCGGACGCTGCCCTGTCTCGGGACCGTTTCAACGCACTCCATGATCGGGACGGCGGATCGGCATTCGTGGGCCCGGCTCCGGCGGGCTCATGAGGGAGGATGCCGGGCCGTCGGCTCGCGTTCCCACGGCCGCCCGGCCCGGCTCCGGATCCCTCTTCCTCGGTCAAGGGGTTGCCGGGCTCAGCGACGCGAACACGATCACGTTGTCGCGGTACTCCTGGCCCTCGCGCGGGCCCCCACAGGTGATCAGACGCAGCTCCGGGCGGTCGACGTCGCCGTAGACCTGGTCCGCCGGGAAGTCGGCCTTGGCCACCGTCCGTACGGCGCCGACCGTGAACTCCGCCGAGGAGCCGTCCTGCCTGCGCGCCACGATCCGGTCGCCCCGCCGCAGTTCCCCCAGGCGGCGGAAGACACCGTCGCCGTAGGCACCGACCGTGACATGGCCGAGGATCACCGACGGGCCGACCTCGCCCGGCGTCGGCGAGTGCCGGTACCAGCCGGCCCGGTCGTCGGCGGTGATCGGCGGCACCTCGACGGTGCCGTCCCGTGCCAGGCCGAGCCCCATGACGGGGGTGTCGACGCCGATCGCCGGGATCCGCAGCCGGACCGGCACCGAACGGCCCAGCGCTCTGGCCGAGTTCGCCGACGCCGAGGAGCCGGAGGACGAGCCGTCGCCCGTCTCCTGGTGCCCCCTCGGCCTTCTGGCGCTCGCGTCCTGCTCGGTGGCCTGTCCGGCGCAGCCCACCAGCAGCGACGCCATCGCCGCCGTGGTGAACGCCCGCCTGGAGAGCCCCGTCATGCGCCGGTCGCCCTCCGACGCCGTACGACGAACGTGGTCGCGCCGCCGGCCAGCAGCAGGGCGGCCGCGCCACCGCCGATCAGCCCGCCCTTGTCGCTCCCGGTGCCCGAGGTCGGCGTCACGCCGGTGTCGGGCGCCCCGGACGGCCGGACGGAGACCTGGCCGCTGCC
The DNA window shown above is from Streptomyces chartreusis and carries:
- a CDS encoding RNA polymerase sigma factor → MKRSRDRAASELFAALYPRLAGWCRRLVDDDETAHEIASEAFTRLWARWNRVEEPRGFLYVTAANLVRDHWRKLERERRAMRRATTEAAVNNAHAEQADPSVRLLVQSLPERLRTPILLHYYADMPIREVSVLTGRKEGTVKADLHAARELLRVHLRRSLDHTL
- a CDS encoding class F sortase gives rise to the protein MTGLSRRAFTTAAMASLLVGCAGQATEQDASARRPRGHQETGDGSSSGSSASANSARALGRSVPVRLRIPAIGVDTPVMGLGLARDGTVEVPPITADDRAGWYRHSPTPGEVGPSVILGHVTVGAYGDGVFRRLGELRRGDRIVARRQDGSSAEFTVGAVRTVAKADFPADQVYGDVDRPELRLITCGGPREGQEYRDNVIVFASLSPATP